CGGCGAAGGCCAACAGCGAAGCTGCCGTCTTGAGCGGCGAGGCGATGGTCTGGTAGCGTGTCATGAAGAATGCGTCCCCGAGTTCCGTGGATTGAACCACTTGGTTTTGGGGCGCCGCACGCGGCTTGCTCTGCCGCATGTCACAGCCTTCACGCCGGAACCTCAATCCCGCGTGTGGTCGCTCGATTTCTTGATGTTCGAATCGAAAAGTGCTGCGCCGCCCGATTCGAGTATGCGCGAAAGTCGCGACGCTTCAATGGGAGATGCGAAGGAATTCGCAGATGTTGCGCGACCGTCACGCAAAATGCGACGCCGATCTCACATGCCGATCTTACATCCCGTGGCTCGCGAACACCTTGCTGCACGATCGCGAGAGCTTGGCGCGGTGAGCCTGCAGGCAGCCCTGAACCGCACCGTCGTTGCCGAGCTCCTTGCGGCACAGCCGCGAGGCATCGCGCGAGCAGGCCTGCTGCTCCTGCGGCGTGCCCATATGGCCTTGCGCGAGGGCGGGTGCGTTCGACAGGCCGCCGAGGGCCGAGAGGGTGATCGTCGCCAGCAAGACCAGTTTCCGAGACATCGGCGGCTCCACATCTGACAGGTGAATTTCAGGTCATGTCTGAACTCGTCGCCTTGCCACTTGTTCCCCCTGACAGCCCGTGACCGCTATCCAAGGTTCCCGTCGCGCTGCTATAAAGCCCTCGGCGTATGAGGAGTTCGTGATGAAACGCTATCTGGTGTTTGCGCTCGTCGGTCCGTTCGTGGGCGGATTTCTGCTGCTGCTGACGACGACCTACCAGTCGGGTTACTGGACGCAGACCAGCCTTGGTGAGGTCGGCAAGCTGTTCGTCGTGTTCTTCAAGACGCTGCAATACAGCTATCTGTTCGGCTTCCTGCCCTCGCTGATGATCGGCGCGGTCGACGACATCCTGATCCACGTGAAACGGATCAGGCCGGCGCTGAGGATGCTGCTGGTTGGCGCATTCGCCTTCATCCTCGCCGCCTTCACCTACGGCTCGCGCGGGTCGGATTCCGGCGCTGCCCAGTTCATCCTGTACGGCCTGGTTGGCTTCGTGCCGGCGGTGCTGTCATCCTGGTTGGTGCATCACTATGTCGAGGAGCCGCAGCCCGCGGCCGCGGCGAGCTGACCGCGCGACCTTCGGCCGCTTCGCAGCAACCTCTGCGTCGCCCGTGCGTTTGTAACGGCCATGACCATGCCCGACGATGACATTCTCGCGCCACGCAAGTCCCGCTCGGGGACGCATTCGCGCGCCGATTTTTCAGGCCGCGAGGCGCGCGGACCGATCATCGACCAGGACGGCCACGAGATCCGCCCGGAAACCCTCGAGCAGGGATTTCGCGAGTTTCGCTTTGAATTCGGCAACGGTAACCCGTTCGCCAATCTGACGCGCGAGCAGCGCATCG
The genomic region above belongs to Bradyrhizobium sp. CCBAU 53338 and contains:
- a CDS encoding DUF5413 family protein is translated as MKRYLVFALVGPFVGGFLLLLTTTYQSGYWTQTSLGEVGKLFVVFFKTLQYSYLFGFLPSLMIGAVDDILIHVKRIRPALRMLLVGAFAFILAAFTYGSRGSDSGAAQFILYGLVGFVPAVLSSWLVHHYVEEPQPAAAAS